ACATTTACCACAAACGACAAAGCCATTAGaacggaggaggggtggggattacGTGAGAAAAAGAGAATTTATCATCCTCGAAATCTGTGAAGTTCAATATCTGATAGTAAATGCCTGTCTAATTCTGTAATCTCGAAACCATGGCAACTGTTCGCACCGGAGACCGTTAAGTAAGTCATTTGTAGCTCAGGGATTTCACCCATCAGAAGACGCCCATATGGGTTTACgtgtatatattctttttttatatagatatatttggaacacagagagagagagagacagacagacagacagatgagacaaAAAGgcaacaaacgcgcgcgcgcgcgcgcacacacacgcacacacacacacacacacacacacacacacacacacacacacacacacagtggaagggGCCGAGGAGAAAAGCGCAGGAAGCAAAAGTGGTGATGTTTGATCATGATTTTTCGGGAAGAGAGCAAAATGAGCGCTTCAGCCTTCGTCCAGAAACGAAAgtgagactgattgattgattgatattgatacttatgtgggccaatcctcggtcagagactaagctctgggccttttacaaacacggagtcatttgtacaacaggcttcCTACTTGGGTGGAGCTGGCTGACAGCTGCCTTCAGGTGTTCATCTCAAGTCTTCTCTCTGACGCAAAGCAGGTGCTCATGTTCCAGGTACTTGCCCGGGAGATGATGGCCCAAGAGGTCAGCAACCAGACGGACTCCAACCTGCTGATAGAGCGCAAGCTGCAGGCCTTCCTCCGCAAGGTGGATGAGGTGGAGAAGATGGTTAGGAAGCTGGAGAACCGCCTGAACGAACTTTCCACCCGACTGCACTCTGATggtgagaggttgtgtgtgtgtgtgtgtgtgtgtgtgtgtgtctgtctgtctgtctgtctgtctgtctgtctgtctgtatatttataAAGGCATTTCAGCTCTTTATGAACAGCACTGCACGTTCTTTGAAAAGCATAACTATGTATTTTTCGTGTGAGATCAGATAAGAATTACTTTATTTTCTCAAATTACAGAAATTTGACattcagagggagacagaagatgGGTGGACTTACACGTGCAAATAGCAGGAGAGGATCTTGATCCCTGAGAGTGAGAGTGTTTACAGTTTTTCCGAAATGGTTGAGAGAGCTGCTCCTGCAACCATTGATAGTGCAGGCCTGGTTCATGATGTGGCGTGCCGAATCGGAAAGGCGTTCAACTTGTGATCCAAAGTTCATTGTATCGGGGTCCGAGGCCCCGTTGAGCATGGTGTTTTGTCTTTGGGAGAGGCACTTTTCTCGTTTTTACCTCACGACACCCAAGTTGGATGAAGATCAAAACGGGGCGGAAGGGTTTGGGCCCCAacgtcgagccctagacacagtggatatagatTCACTGCCCGATGGTCGTAAATTGTTTCTCAAACTACGCTACAAAAGCAAAATAGGGAAGAGCAAAACAGAAGCGATGGAATACTTCTTATTCCACGCACTGGCCCTAAGGGTGTGGTATGTCTCCATGAGCAACTGCCAGTCAGTAATttacattatctgtgtgtgtgtgtgtgtgtgtgtgtgtgtgtgtgtgtgtgtgtgtgtgtgtgtgtgtgtgtgtgtgtgatagataatgAATTATATGATGGGACAGCATCGTGTCTTGAGGCCAAAAGCCTCATCAGACAGGATTCCCTCGGAACCACTTAGGCGCTGTTCGTCTCCACCAGAGGAAAAAATGGCCCCCGGCTTCTGGCCTCAATGACGTACATAGGATCCGTCAGCAATTTGATTCGTgtgtatataattacacacacacacgtgtgcgcgcgcgcgcatgtgtgtgtgtgtatgttttacagaTGTTGGATTGGGTAGTCAGAATTTGGGTTCTGGACTTGCTGTGTGGTACTGTTCCATAAATCCAgtctctcactaactcactcactcattaacaTCATTAACCCCTTGGCTGTTGTTAACAAGTGTACTCGTAAGTGAAGGACTTTCATCTCACAAAGACAagagagtttacaggtcaggatgtctgtcatctctgtgcaTTTTGAAGTCTTCCAACTGGGATTGCATTACATTAGTTCAGCAAAATTATTGACGCCATTGATAAGCAAACAAATATCAGCATAACTTGAATTCAAACTCACGCCACAGTGAATTCTTTCACCCAGGTTCAGCAGTCTAGGGGTTAAttaacccctctctctgtcactcaccctCTGTCActttccacacccacacacagagttcatCGGCTTCGTCGTCATCTTGGCCATCATGGTGGAAGTGTTGCTGCGCGTGCGCCCGCGCGTGGCGGGTCACATCCGGCCCTGGGGGTCAGACATCATGGCGCGCTACCGCCGCTGGAGCCAGGGAACGGatatcaccaccatcaacgcCGCGGCGACAATCAACACACCAGCGGCCGCTGCAGTGACGACGAACGGGGGTTCTCCCAACGGCGGGAACCGGACCCTGGTGGACGGGAGGGTGACGGAGGGGGTGCAGGAATCAACGACCTTCACCAATGGCAGCGCCCCTCAGGTTTTCAAGGCCCCCTCCTCAACCATCACACCTGTCAGAGTTGTCTTCTCCTTGTCtctggtgttctgttgttgtcgtctCACTGcggaagattttttttgttttgttttgttttgttttgttttgttttgttttgtttctttctttgttatcttCCCTTCCCTAAGCAGAATTGAGGGCGTGggtcgggtttttgttgttgttgttgttgttttgttgttgttgttgtttgttttgttgttgttgttttttttttgggggggggtccttGCAAGCttaggtttgattttttttcccgtttttgtgTGTCGTTTCatttttaagttgttgttttgtttgtttgtttgtttctttttcagtactttgttttctttactCAGTACGATGTCAGAAGAGCTTCAAATACTCacctgcttgtttctttgttcaatattcattcattcatttgctcatttctttatcattttgctgttgctgtcatggatagattttttaaaaattaatttataTTCAGAGTAAGCATACCTGGTGTGTGTGAGACGGGAATGTATAGCTTGCATATACCACATCCAGCATATCCGTTAGCTGTTACCAACGATGTTTATCCCTGAGAAAGCGATCGATACCTTCAACAGATCGGATTCGGATGTTTCTTTATTAATAATTAGTATTAGGTATTATGATGATTGAGGTGTGCGATGATAGGTGTTATGTATGgagatttctgtgtgtctgtacatactTTAGTGTTTGGAACATTAGGTTTTCATCTCAGTGTTTAAAACCATATTTTACTCGTCGAGTTTTACACTGCACAGCGCAAGTATGTTTTAAACGGAAAGACGCTATACAAATTGAATTATAACAATTACAACAAtgatgttgctactgctactactacaactgctacgactactactacaactgctactactgcttcgactactactacaactgctactactactacttctaccactgctgctgctgctaccactactactactgctgccgctgctgtaactactaccactactattgctgataatgataatgatagtaataatgataattatttatatatctctgaatcttgtacagagacaaatcaaagcacgttcacgccagtcattcacacacatgcatagctgTGATTCTGAGGGATGGAAACAACACATAAAGTCATGAAAACACAACGCCACAGACAGTGTAGACCTGAaaggggaggcggaggggtgcGAGGGGAGGCTATGTTTGGAAAGAGGTTTCAAaggcagacttgaaagagctcagtactcccgaaaatggagtatggctgccaacatggcggggtaaaaacggtcatacacgtaaaagcccacccctgtccatacgagtgaacgtggtagttgcagcccacgaacgcagaagaagaagaagaagaagaagttgagaaaGAGCTCAGTGCAGCAATGTGACGAAACGACAGACGCAGTTCATTCCACTTATAAGGTCCAGAGACGACTGACTTTCCACTGAGGTCTTTGGAGCTGTGTATCGGGGGTCTGTCATATGATattcctgtccatctgtctgaccACAGCATGACTTTCTGGACTATTCCGTCGTGAACCGAGCTAAAGCAGTTTGAAATCACCGTCAGGCGCAAGACCAGCAAGAGTGTTGAAGGTCCAGAACTAACCCACTTCATAGTGCGTTGagttgtggaaacacacacacacacacacacacacacacacacacacacacacacacacacacacacacacacacacacacacacacacacacagagagagagagagagagaaaagactgaCTATCTGTtgtatgtctgcacatatgtatgtCAATgatttgtgcgtgtctgtctctgtctgtctgtctgtctgtctctctctctctctctctcactggatgTGACCAACGTGTGCTTAAAAAATCGATTTTTCATCACGTCCAGCCCTGaattgatgttggtcgtgtaatccATAGATAATcttcctccctgcctgcctgcccccatactccccccccccccccctccccctctttctctctctctttgtcgatcTCCtccttgctgtctctgtctgttggttgatctctgtccctctctctgcctctctctttctctctgtccctctctctgcctctctctttctctctgtccctctctctgcctctctctttctctgtctcaatcaaactctttctctttcttccctggtGCCTGTATCTATCTCCACTCtcactttcctcctctctctccctttctctctctctccctccccctctctctccattatttctctctctccatccctcctctgccactgtctgtctgtctgtctgtctgtctgtctctctctctctctctctctccatcccaaccCCTCTTTACTTCacatgtatctttctgtctgtctctatctcctatctttctgaccaaaccctttgtctttctctctgtctctctctctctctgtctctctctctctctctctctgtctctctcattctctcactctatctctcactctatgtatctatgtatctatccatctcctTTTGATCTGTGCGTCATTTTTAGAAATCGAGGTGGTATCGCATCTCCTCCATGGATCTGTGTAGAATCCGACCACATATTTCCCCCGGCCCGATCCCCGCCCACTGAACACATTGTTGCTACACACTTAGACCTTGGacccaaacacagagagacagagacagatggtttattcattttggcCACAGGCAGATAGGTAGTAGAAGAGTGACTGATCGATTGACGTATAGAGAGGATGAGGTGGTCTGTTCATATACGccatagagagaaatagagattcAGATAGTTTATGATATGATAGGccttagaaagagaaagaaagagcgagatagacagataaacatagacaggcagggaaagaaagacagaaagaaagaaagatagatagagggatGGGTGGATTGACATTTTTTGATATCGATGGATGGGCAGATAgatggagagtggagagagaaagagacaggggtgtGTACCAGTATATCTTTGCCTCCCCACACCATACCCTGTACTTCACCCACACCTACCCAGCCAGTctagacgagagagagatagagtgggggaggggggcgaggtatACCACTGCACCATCCTCCTTACCACCCTCTATACcctcttccatcacacacacacacacacacacacacacacacacacacactcactcactcacacagtacaccccacccctcaccacgaCAAAAATCAAGACGCCGTGAAAAAATCCAGACGACCAGAAATCGATATAGTTTGTTGTACATGCCTCTCAAtcatctccatgtgtgtgtgcgtgtgtgtgtgtgtgtgtgtgtgtgtgtgtgtgtgtgtgtgtgtgtgtgtgcactcgtgcgagctgtgtgtacgtgcgcgcgcgcgcgtgttgttgtCACCTGAGACAAACAACTAAACTGATAACTGGAAGGAATGAGAGGATAATCAAAGGCTTTGTCCATCCCGcttttgtgtgtaatgtgtttgcgtgggttcctctgtgtgtgtgcgtgtgtgtgtgtgtgtgtgtgtgtgtgtgtgcggtgcgtgcgtgaatgtgtgcttgtgtacgtgcgtTGTGTTGAGTGTGAAGTCTGAATAGTTTATTGCTCAGGCCTTTCTGCTCGTGACaataggggtagggaggggtgttaACAACTATTACAAAGAACATCAAtagatgaaaagcaaacaaagagactgtgttgtgtgtccgtggtggtacgtgttgtgtgtgtgtgtgtgcgcgcgcacgtgtgtgtgtgtgtgtgtgtgtgtccgtggtttcgtgcgtgcgcgcgtgtgtatggagAAAAACAAATTCGTGGAACGGCTAATTGACACTGAGCTATTGAACTCACGACATCGGCATTTGGGTTCCTTCTTAGATCGACGAAGGAGGGAGAGTCCTGATCGCCTCTCGCTGtggtcttttcctttctttcttttgttttgctttcttttgttccttctgTAATTGACGTTGTCAcgctgtgtttgtgcatgtgtgtgtgtgcgtgtgtgtgtgtgtgtgtgtgttgttgtttcgttcTTGGCAATATTGACGTTGTTTCGTTGTGCTTTCACGCTGTAGTGCGACATAATTTCTCCATTTTCCCCTCCATCAGCTGCTGACTGCttcttttatggtgtgtgtggtggattgcggtggatgtttgtgtgtgggtggatgggaggtgtgtgtgtgtgtgtatgtgtgtgtgtgtgtgtgcgtgtgtgtgtgtttgtgtgtgtgtgtgtgtgtgtgtgattttatctcGACTTATtgttgattgatgtgtgtgtatatatatatgtgtgtgtgtgtgtgtgtgtgtgtgatttcatctcGACTGTTATTGtcgattgatgtgtgtgtgtgtgtgtgtgtgtgtgtgttaagatatGCGTAGTATTAGCAGTATTGGCAATATAAATATTGTGCGTGCAAAATACACAGCATAGTATAATCCTCCTTTTGTGCAATACAGAAAATATCGCAAGCACGAATCGATTGATTACAaggaataactctctctctctctctctcttctttttactcCCCCTCTTTTTGCGCTCATTTtcccgtctttctttttcttgtagcTCTTTATTTCTCGCTTCCTCTGACGTGTTGGAACCCGCTTTGTTTGTATTAGCTGCATTCCAGGTGGGAAGAAAATGGCCCGACTGCATCAACCCAGCTGTTCTGTTGTATTTCTAACCGACTTCTAAAAGTCAGGTTGACTAATGTGCGCAGTATTTAAGTGTACTTATAACTTGAATTCttattgattttgattttatttttagaGTTTGCTTTTACATTTTGTTTATACGGGTTCAGACGCTGCTTTTGCCATTTTAAGTTCTTTTTATATCGCTTTAAGATTCATTTGCAGTTCATGTTATgtggtgtgtatttgtttattaacgaagttcttgttgtttttttactcgataaaaaaaaatgtattgttaaCATCTAAATTGTTACCAAAATGATAACCACCATTTCACAGTCTTCTGTTTCATGTAAAACCTTTTAATTGACACGAAACAAATCGATGTAttatattatttcttcttttatttatttatttcttttatgttatcCTAATTCACAAAACGATATTGTAAAATAATGTCTAGATTAGTTCTAGTAGTAAAACGTCTGGCATTTTCAAACGGAAAGGGCGGCATCACTTGACAGTAAAGGCAGTGACATAGGCAGTGACGTAAGAAGTGGTCAAACGTATAGCGGTGTGGTTTTTATAATAGAACAGGATAgtgtatgtctttattactaagtgtaccaagatcacaaggaatattggggggcgggggtgggggggtagtacataacaagatacgaccataaatcgaaaatcatacacaaagagagatacagtagaacttaggatacatacaagtgcatatctatacaaaaacttgtgcatactcacacatacacgcactgcacacacacacacacacacacacacacacacacatgtttgaacagaagctgcatattacatgtggatggggctgatgactagatcttcaggtagatgtttGTTGGTTGAGGTTTTATGAGGTTCTCCAAAACAAGAAGGGTTCATGATTCGGTGGTTTCATGTAAGAATTCTGGATCTCATGAAGGCATATCCAGGCAGATGGTCTGTTGGATAAGCATAAACAATAAGAAACGAAGACGTTGATTGGGATATCTTTTGAGAAAAAACGTCAAGTTTATCACTGACGTAAGTCCATTGACTAAAACACACCACATACCcatccttttgttgttgtctgttcagaATGGGGTGTCCTTCTCTCCCAAACACGGCCTCTTTCTGAAACCCGAGCTTTGCGTCATCACCTTCCGCAAGGACCACACTCCTCTCACCTCCTTCGTCAACGCCACCGTGCGTCACCTGGATGACGTCAGAGTGTCCGTCAGACCCTACTACGTCATCGAGGGTCACGAGGACCTGCGTCAGTGCCCCCGGGCCAAGCTGTACCTGGTGATCTtcgagatggaggagagggagagggcgtcgTCCGGTAACAGTTGTTCTTACCGCACCCAGGACGCTGAGCTCATCACGGCCACTGTGCGCTATGTCAAGTCGTTTGGCGGTGAGGGGctcgtggtgtgttgttgttgttgttgttgtaccctttttgtttgttattttcttttgttttctttttcttctttttttcttaggtcttttgttattcatttatgtatttatttattttcggttaacttcattattcatttattcagttatttatttattcattcatttgttggtttatttattcattcattcgtgtgttTTTGCTAACTATTTTTTGTGcccttagagttgatttcatcaagattttgcgccttataaatactatgataataattattattatcattattattattattattatctttatttatttatctattatttttattcatttattttattttattttaaaatttattttgttctattttatctagtctctctttattttctcttttttttccaggcctgactaagcgcgttgggttaagctgctggtcaggcatctgcttggcaaatgtggtgtagcgtatatggatttgaccgaacgcagtgacgcctccttgagctactgatactgatactgatacttttgcGTCCTAGTTAGTTACCTagtcagttattcatttatttagttagttattcattcattcgtttgtttattcattccttcGTTTATTCTTctatcattcgttcgttcatttctttatttagcaaataatttatttcatttcctCATTCATTTAGTCATTTTCAGTGCTAGccttttttggtttgtgtttaatgactggctgcttggctgtttggtaggtttcttgcttttttctgccccgtcatctgcaccgtttcagtggcattgctcccacgccgctcattccgagtcccccaaacacagccacacccaggttcgtctgtcacactccaaGCGTTGGTAGTCCGCACGGAAccatcggtgttaggtcgccatgaggccacacaccagaggagaccctgcactgctgctgagtcttttgggtggtgttcagtggtgcctgttctgatttagcgtacttagaacaccacctacaaagccccctactgacgacaataatggctttgccgcggagccagacttgagtgagcgtccctctcagagtggagaccgccaccacgtccctccaacaacagcaccccatgaatctgccgacactgaagacattgacaggactcaccccaagcacggaagtggaggggtaacgaaactgaggtcaccatgatagcagggcatgaaaggccacagacttcgggacatttttgttttacattggtaatgatgaagtaggatgaggatgacgatgacgatgttggtaTGGAGGTCCAGTTTGGATTGagacttcgtgacaaggctgtacgcttccattcataatgatatcccggcgtcaaccaggcccgagagccGATAGAGACACTTGCAGTATTGgacaggtaattagagcaacacacccaaagacgcatccgtgaagtggatgacactcgactgtgtggtcccagtcccTCCATTTAaatccacagcacactcaactctgggtaggagccggccgcgggtcgaaaaacccacttccgctgggattcgaacccgcatcctcccagccgtcagtccgcgacgctaaccacttcgccacggcggctggtcgatttcttgctttttgtttgtttttgttttgtgggggacggggtgtggggggagtgagaggaggcttttcatgtgcacacacacgccctcacacacacttgctcatACATCTTCGCAACAATGTTCAAAAATTATGTAAACAAGTGTAGTATAGGTATACTGTttgacagaaatacacacaacaaAGAAGATGTGATCATCAATCAGTGAATGAGTCACTGAATGACAATACCaccaacaatgacgatgataatgcacaaTAATCATGAtgttggttgtgatggtgatgatgatgatgatgatggtgatgatgatgatgatgatggtgatgatgatgatgatggtgatgatgaaagtaGCGAGTGAAAGCAATGGAAATTGCACGGCAAGTATCACGACATTCGCCTTccgccttcctccaccccctccccgcacaccacTACCTGACCACACAACTTTTctcctcctgtcacacatctttctatctctgtcctcctgtcacacatctttctatctctgtcctcctgtcacacatctttctatctctgtcctcctgtcacacatctttctatctctgtcctcctgtcacacatctttctatctctgtcctgtctcctgtcacacatctttctatctctgtcctgtctcctgtcacacatctttctatctctgtcctcctgtcacacatctatctatctctgtcctgtctcctcctgtcacacatctttctatctctgtcctgtctcctgtcacacatctttctatctctgccctgtctcctgtcacacatctttctatctctgtcctgtctcctcctgtcacacatctttctatctctgtcctgtctcctgtcacacatctttctatctctgtcctcttgtcacacatctttctatctctgtcctcttgtcacacatctttctatctctgtcctgtctcctgtcacacatctttctatctctgtcctcctgtcacacatctttctatctctgtcctgtctcctcctgtcacacatctttctatctctgtcctgtctcctgtcacacatctttctatctctgtcctcctgtcacacatctttctatctctgtcctcttgtcacacatctttctatctctgtcctcctgtcacacatctttctatctctgtcctcctgtcacacatctttctatctctgtcctgtctcctgtcacacatctttctatctctgtcctgtctcctgtcacacatctttctatctctgtcctcctgtcacacatctatctatctctgtcctgtctcctcctgtcacacatctttctatctctgtcctgtctcctgtcacacatctttctatctctgccctgcctcctgtcacacatctttctatctctgtcctgtctcctcctgtcacacatctttctatctctgtcctgtctcctcctgtcacacatctttctatctctgtcctcttgtcacacatctttctatctctgtcctcttgtcacacatctttctatctctgtcctgtctcctgtcacacatctttctatctctgtcctcctgtcacacatctttctatctctgtcctgtctcctcctgtcacacatctttctatctctgtcctgtctcctgtcacacatctttctatctctgtcctcctgtTACACATCTTTCTacctctgtcctgtctcctgtcacacatctttctatctctgtcctgtttcctgtcacacatctttctatctctgtcctcctgtcacacatctatc
The window above is part of the Babylonia areolata isolate BAREFJ2019XMU chromosome 23, ASM4173473v1, whole genome shotgun sequence genome. Proteins encoded here:
- the LOC143298242 gene encoding uncharacterized protein LOC143298242 isoform X1 → MASELQSISLENVKALATRHFSKLVGVAVGVSSVLLLSVTWSLLTSRSDVTLAATTCSRTREMEGGGLGVGGDKGRAGPGGMRCTGESCPWQYVLSDLTHRLHLLEAAFKEQVLAREMMAQEVSNQTDSNLLIERKLQAFLRKVDEVEKMVRKLENRLNELSTRLHSDEFIGFVVILAIMVEVLLRVRPRVAGHIRPWGSDIMARYRRWSQGTDITTINAAATINTPAAAAVTTNGGSPNGGNRTLVDGRVTEGVQESTTFTNGSAPQVFKAPSSTITPNGVSFSPKHGLFLKPELCVITFRKDHTPLTSFVNATVRHLDDVRVSVRPYYVIEGHEDLRQCPRAKLYLVIFEMEERERASSGNSCSYRTQDAELITATVRYVKSFGANLILVVTNDEGSKKLTVHALYNTHLRLLQSHEAFQDLTSSGRVFSAWKELTSHQTSHMRKIVKSSLSLKTSLR
- the LOC143298242 gene encoding uncharacterized protein LOC143298242 isoform X2, yielding MASELQSISLENVKALATRHFSKLVGVAVGVSSVLLLSVTWSLLTSRSDVTLAATTCSRTREMEGGGLGVGGDKGRAGPGGMRCTGESCPWQYVLSDLTHRLHLLEAAFKEQVLAREMMAQEVSNQTDSNLLIERKLQAFLRKVDEVEKMVRKLENRLNELSTRLHSDEFIGFVVILAIMVEVLLRVRPRVAGHIRPWGSDIMARYRRWSQGTDITTINAAATINTPAAAAVTTNGGSPNGGNRTLVDGRVTEGVQESTTFTNGSAPQNGVSFSPKHGLFLKPELCVITFRKDHTPLTSFVNATVRHLDDVRVSVRPYYVIEGHEDLRQCPRAKLYLVIFEMEERERASSGNSCSYRTQDAELITATVRYVKSFGANLILVVTNDEGSKKLTVHALYNTHLRLLQSHEAFQDLTSSGRVFSAWKELTSHQTSHMRKIVKSSLSLKTSLR